A part of Paraliobacillus zengyii genomic DNA contains:
- a CDS encoding ABC transporter permease — protein MKFGQVIKIAYKNIVSNKLRTFLTMLGVIIGVSAVIALISLGQSASSSVSEDVSSLGTTMVSVNIQGNTTTEEVVDYEEVLAFSEYDEVEAVSPTVSGTGTITNGTTSMDSVSITGVTPGYLEVQDASVSSGRFVLDIDQDNRNKVILLGSNVASELFGFSNPIGNDVKIDGNTFTVVGVLAEQGEELQGSVDDTVLLPFSTAQRFLEQTVVNTVDVKMASEEEVDLGMAKIEQFLYNQFSGDDSSYNVRNQSDVSDALTSITETMTLLLAGIASISLLVGGIGIMNIMLVSVTERTNEIGIRKAIGAKKKDILIQFLIEATLLSSLGGLIGVVIGIGSAELLSSILDMSIAISWVAVAISVSFSIVIGIGFGIFPANKAANLSPLEALRHS, from the coding sequence GTGAAGTTTGGTCAGGTGATTAAAATTGCATATAAGAATATCGTATCAAATAAACTTAGAACATTTTTAACGATGCTAGGTGTGATTATTGGTGTTTCAGCTGTTATTGCGCTAATTTCCCTCGGACAAAGTGCATCGTCATCTGTATCAGAAGATGTCTCTTCTTTAGGAACAACTATGGTGAGCGTGAATATACAAGGGAACACAACGACAGAAGAGGTAGTTGATTATGAGGAAGTGCTCGCATTTTCTGAATATGATGAAGTTGAAGCTGTTTCTCCAACTGTATCTGGAACAGGGACAATCACAAATGGAACAACTAGTATGGATAGTGTATCTATTACAGGTGTAACACCGGGTTATCTAGAAGTTCAAGATGCCTCAGTCAGTTCTGGTCGATTTGTACTTGATATAGATCAAGATAATCGAAATAAGGTTATCTTGTTAGGATCTAATGTAGCAAGTGAATTATTTGGTTTCAGTAATCCAATAGGAAATGATGTGAAGATAGACGGAAATACATTTACTGTCGTTGGTGTACTTGCTGAACAAGGGGAAGAGTTACAAGGTTCTGTAGATGATACCGTATTACTTCCGTTTTCAACTGCACAACGATTTCTAGAACAAACAGTAGTGAATACTGTTGATGTTAAAATGGCATCTGAAGAAGAAGTTGATTTAGGAATGGCTAAAATTGAACAGTTTCTTTATAACCAATTTAGCGGGGATGATTCCAGTTATAATGTTCGAAACCAATCAGATGTATCAGACGCCTTAACTTCTATAACGGAAACAATGACACTATTATTAGCAGGAATTGCTAGTATTTCGTTGCTAGTTGGTGGAATTGGGATTATGAATATTATGCTAGTCTCTGTAACGGAACGGACGAATGAAATTGGAATTAGAAAAGCAATTGGCGCGAAGAAAAAAGATATTCTTATTCAATTTTTAATTGAAGCTACACTCCTAAGTAGTCTAGGTGGACTTATAGGAGTTGTAATCGGAATAGGAAGTGCAGAACTCCTGTCTTCTATTTTAGACATGAGCATAGCTATATCATGGGTTGCAGTCGCAATTTCCGTTAGTTTTTCAATTGTAATTGGTATTGGATTTGGTATTTTTCCAGCAAATAAAGCAGCCAATTTAAGCCCTTTGGAAGCTTTAAGGCATAGTTAA
- a CDS encoding cation:proton antiporter: protein MEIGQIIWLLFIGFIIFTIDKRQENFPVPTVLVLLGIVLSFIPYFSSINVTADMIYHIFLPALLFISAYQFPPKAFKENAWIILFLATGGLLITVAVLGVTIYLLGSIFTSLSFLAALIVASVLTPTDPVSVVPILKKSSGDKKIATLVEGESMLNDGTSIVVFTVLTSMFIDQHAFSTLSFIGEFLFVSIGGALLGIGFGWLMSKGVHYTHHKEYQVMLSIVLAYGIFHIAEFIGVSGVLATVSAGMMLAFEYGRTIKEAHFKDALNGFWSIVELSILSLIFLVIGIEAAGYLIFDGWIFAIIIFLVALVIRFLLILGTTKIFPRWRHSTSIMESFLISWAGLKGTMSIFLILTLYAEDTNSAELDWVVSLSFAVVLLSLVIQSLGIYPLSKKAKE, encoded by the coding sequence ATGGAGATCGGTCAAATTATCTGGCTCTTATTTATTGGATTTATTATCTTCACAATTGATAAAAGGCAAGAGAATTTTCCTGTCCCTACTGTATTAGTTCTACTGGGAATTGTGTTATCTTTTATACCTTATTTTTCATCTATCAATGTGACGGCTGACATGATTTATCATATTTTCTTACCAGCACTATTATTTATTTCTGCTTATCAGTTTCCACCAAAAGCATTTAAAGAAAATGCTTGGATTATTTTATTCCTTGCAACTGGTGGATTACTTATTACCGTTGCTGTACTGGGGGTTACGATCTATTTATTAGGTAGCATCTTTACTTCTTTGTCTTTTCTAGCTGCATTAATTGTTGCATCGGTTTTAACACCGACTGACCCTGTATCCGTTGTGCCGATACTAAAAAAATCATCGGGTGATAAAAAAATTGCAACACTTGTAGAAGGGGAATCGATGTTAAATGATGGAACAAGTATTGTTGTCTTTACTGTGCTAACTAGCATGTTTATTGATCAACATGCATTCTCTACCCTTTCCTTTATCGGAGAGTTTTTATTTGTATCAATTGGTGGGGCATTGCTCGGAATTGGTTTTGGCTGGCTTATGAGTAAAGGGGTGCACTATACGCACCATAAGGAATATCAAGTGATGCTCAGTATTGTCTTAGCTTACGGAATTTTTCATATTGCTGAATTTATTGGCGTTTCAGGAGTACTTGCCACCGTATCTGCTGGAATGATGCTAGCATTTGAATATGGTCGCACAATCAAAGAAGCGCATTTTAAAGATGCACTTAACGGATTTTGGAGCATTGTAGAACTTTCCATTCTCTCCTTAATATTCTTAGTAATCGGTATTGAGGCTGCTGGATATCTTATCTTTGATGGATGGATCTTCGCTATTATTATATTTCTTGTTGCACTAGTGATCCGCTTCTTACTTATCCTAGGTACAACAAAGATTTTTCCACGTTGGCGTCATTCGACCAGTATAATGGAATCTTTCCTTATCTCTTGGGCTGGATTGAAAGGAACGATGTCAATTTTCCTTATTCTCACCCTTTATGCGGAAGATACAAATAGTGCCGAACTGGATTGGGTCGTATCTTTATCCTTTGCGGTTGTATTGTTATCCCTAGTGATTCAGAGTTTAGGAATCTATCCATTGTCTAAAAAAGCAAAAGAATAA
- a CDS encoding sensor histidine kinase, which translates to MEKLKRYGTWVTNFILNRRNKKPSLLYYWTKRYLVTLVIGLLIIGLVSIFWIRHNTIENRLELTKLLAQELADRVVDETSGEEITLSRLPFILEERESLLNNQVPLQVYIKTNDGELFSPNPMPNRFDNRTEELDWLETIAISDQLVVEKIPFGDNNTSYAVISPIVDDGEDIGAVIIIQRMESIASMNKEEYQLLAMLLVSMAILGWLVIYFLSKKLAKPIQEVAVAAEKLRNGDYTIHLNENIQEKELHQLVISFKEMAIKLQQLEGLRSELLAGVTHELKTPITSVSALIQAVQEDVVDERRKKEFLQMALKEAQRLQNMVEDLLDFNSFTAGSIIVNAEKLNIKQTVKEIIYQWEIVHEKQLKGKKLMYNFSENQLCAIADPIRLQQIITNLLNNGLHAIKGNVDGHLIVEIYQQKETILIEVKDNGSGIPKEEQPFIFERFYRGEDKKHVEHGLGLGLPYSLLLAKAQAGDLFLKKSVYGETIFVIELPPKD; encoded by the coding sequence ATGGAGAAATTAAAACGTTACGGAACATGGGTTACCAATTTTATATTAAATAGAAGGAATAAGAAACCATCTCTACTGTATTATTGGACGAAGCGATATTTAGTTACATTAGTAATCGGTTTACTCATTATTGGACTTGTGTCGATATTTTGGATAAGACATAATACGATTGAAAACAGGTTAGAATTAACGAAATTACTAGCTCAAGAACTTGCTGATAGAGTTGTAGATGAAACCTCTGGTGAAGAAATAACATTGTCGCGTCTTCCTTTTATATTAGAAGAACGGGAAAGCCTTTTAAATAATCAAGTACCATTACAGGTTTATATAAAAACAAATGATGGTGAATTATTTTCTCCTAATCCAATGCCAAATCGTTTTGACAATAGAACAGAAGAGTTAGATTGGCTAGAAACAATTGCAATCTCTGATCAATTGGTAGTAGAGAAGATACCATTTGGAGACAATAATACTAGCTATGCAGTAATCTCGCCAATTGTAGACGACGGAGAGGATATTGGTGCAGTAATTATTATTCAGCGAATGGAAAGCATTGCTAGTATGAATAAGGAAGAATACCAACTGTTAGCGATGTTACTTGTCAGTATGGCTATACTCGGATGGTTAGTTATTTATTTTTTATCAAAAAAACTTGCTAAGCCTATTCAAGAAGTTGCTGTAGCAGCTGAAAAATTGCGCAACGGAGATTATACTATTCATTTAAACGAGAATATTCAAGAAAAAGAACTACATCAACTCGTGATATCATTCAAAGAAATGGCAATAAAATTGCAACAATTAGAAGGACTTAGATCTGAACTATTAGCAGGGGTGACCCATGAATTAAAAACGCCGATTACTTCAGTAAGTGCACTTATTCAAGCAGTTCAAGAAGATGTAGTAGATGAGAGAAGGAAAAAAGAGTTTTTACAAATGGCATTAAAAGAAGCTCAGAGACTACAAAACATGGTAGAAGATCTGTTGGATTTTAATAGTTTCACAGCTGGTTCCATTATAGTGAATGCAGAAAAACTGAATATAAAGCAGACAGTAAAGGAAATTATCTATCAATGGGAAATTGTCCATGAGAAACAATTAAAGGGTAAAAAACTTATGTATAATTTTAGTGAAAACCAACTATGTGCTATAGCGGATCCGATTCGCTTGCAACAGATTATAACGAATCTACTGAATAATGGTTTACATGCAATAAAAGGGAATGTGGATGGCCATTTAATTGTAGAGATTTATCAGCAAAAAGAGACTATTTTGATAGAGGTAAAAGATAATGGGAGTGGTATTCCAAAAGAAGAACAACCTTTTATTTTCGAACGATTTTATCGAGGTGAAGATAAGAAACATGTCGAACATGGTTTAGGGCTTGGTTTACCATATAGTTTACTCTTAGCCAAAGCACAAGCTGGCGATTTATTTTTAAAGAAAAGCGTATATGGCGAAACGATTTTTGTAATAGAGCTCCCACCTAAAGACTAG
- a CDS encoding M42 family metallopeptidase, translating into MNTYPNITETKLLIKELVSIPSPSGNTKNVIGFVENLLQDLQVQTKRNRKGGLIATIPGVNDKEHRMLTAHVDTLGAMVKEIKPNGRLKLDLIGGFRFNAMEGEYCEIETSSGAIITGTILMHETSVHVYKDAGKAERNQENMEVRIDAKVESEDDVRAIGIEVGDFISLDPRVEVTDNGFIKSRHLDDKASVAILLQLIKRLKEEEIKLPYTTHFLISNNEEIGYGGNSNITPETVEYLAVDMGAMGDGQTTDEYTVSICAKDSSGPYHYGLRKNLIGLCEVNKIGYKVDIYPFYGSDASAAIGSGHDIVHGLIGPGIDSSHAYERTHESSLEQTEQLVYHYVQANLVKY; encoded by the coding sequence TTGAATACATATCCAAATATAACAGAAACGAAACTGTTAATAAAAGAGCTTGTGTCCATCCCAAGCCCATCAGGTAATACAAAAAATGTTATCGGATTTGTCGAGAATTTACTGCAAGATTTACAGGTGCAAACAAAACGCAATCGTAAAGGTGGATTAATTGCCACGATTCCTGGTGTAAATGATAAAGAACACCGTATGTTGACGGCTCATGTTGATACACTTGGCGCAATGGTCAAAGAAATTAAACCAAATGGACGATTAAAGTTAGATTTAATTGGTGGCTTTCGTTTTAATGCAATGGAAGGTGAATACTGTGAAATAGAAACTTCTAGTGGAGCAATTATCACAGGAACTATTTTGATGCATGAAACTTCTGTTCACGTCTACAAAGATGCTGGAAAGGCAGAACGGAATCAAGAGAATATGGAAGTCAGAATTGATGCAAAAGTAGAAAGTGAAGATGATGTTCGCGCAATTGGGATTGAGGTGGGTGATTTTATTTCACTCGATCCACGTGTTGAAGTAACGGATAATGGTTTCATTAAATCACGACATTTAGATGATAAAGCAAGCGTAGCTATTTTACTACAGCTTATTAAACGGCTGAAAGAAGAGGAGATCAAGCTTCCTTATACGACACATTTCTTAATTTCCAATAATGAAGAAATCGGATATGGTGGAAATTCTAATATCACACCAGAAACAGTCGAATACTTAGCAGTTGATATGGGTGCGATGGGTGATGGACAGACAACAGATGAATATACGGTTTCCATTTGTGCAAAAGACTCAAGTGGTCCATATCACTATGGTTTGAGAAAAAACTTAATTGGTTTGTGTGAGGTAAATAAAATTGGTTACAAAGTTGATATCTATCCATTTTATGGTTCAGATGCCTCTGCAGCAATTGGATCTGGTCATGACATAGTCCACGGTTTAATTGGGCCTGGTATTGATTCTTCTCATGCCTATGAGCGTACACACGAATCATCTTTAGAGCAAACGGAACAGCTTGTTTATCATTATGTGCAAGCAAACTTAGTGAAGTATTAA
- a CDS encoding heavy metal translocating P-type ATPase has protein sequence MKRMCLHMSKNEETTYRVQGFTUAGCAKTFEENVRHLDGVSNAKVNFGASKLTVEGNTTIVDLEKAGAFENLKIRNENEKPVNQEPFWKQKENRKVYLSAILLVISWFLGEHYGEAHVIPTIGYASSIIIGGYSLFYKGLKNLSKLNFDMKTLMTIAVIGAALIGQWSEGATVVILFAISEVLERYSMDKARQSIESLMNIAPKEALIRRQNEELLIPVKDIQVDDIMIVKPGDKLAMDGSIIYGKSTVNQAAITGESVPVTKSIDDEVFAGTLNEEGLLEVKVTKRVEDTTLAKIIHLVEEAQAERAPSQAFVDRFAKYYTPAIVILAFLIAIIPPLFFGASWNEWVYQGLAVLVVGCPCALVISTPVAVVTAIGNAAKSGVLIKGGIHLEEAGALKAIAFDKTGTLTKGIPAVTDLDSFGGNENDLLTITVAIEKSSQHPFASAIIGQAYDKGLNIKDVVIEDFQSITGKGVKAKVDNTLYYVGNPTLFEELHQTFDSNIKAKITHMQTEGKTVMLLGTEKEILLLLAVADEVRDSSNEVIQKLANLGIETVMLTGDNRRTAAAIGKQIGVSTIQADLLPKDKLDFIKKLREKHQHVAMVGDGVNDAPALAASTVGVAMGGAGTDTALETADIALMSDDLHKLPYTIKLSRKALAIIKQNITFSLVIKVIALLLVVPGWLTLWIAIFADMGATLIVTLNSLRLLKIKD, from the coding sequence ATGAAAAGGATGTGCTTGCACATGTCTAAAAACGAAGAAACGACCTATCGTGTCCAAGGATTCACCTGAGCAGGCTGTGCTAAAACGTTCGAAGAGAACGTTCGACACCTGGATGGTGTTTCAAATGCAAAAGTGAACTTTGGTGCTTCTAAACTAACTGTCGAAGGCAATACAACAATAGTAGACTTAGAAAAAGCAGGTGCTTTTGAAAATTTAAAGATACGAAATGAAAATGAAAAACCTGTTAATCAAGAACCTTTTTGGAAGCAAAAAGAAAATCGGAAAGTATATCTATCCGCAATTCTATTGGTAATTAGTTGGTTTTTAGGTGAGCATTACGGAGAAGCACATGTTATTCCTACAATTGGTTACGCCTCATCGATTATAATTGGTGGATATTCTTTATTTTACAAAGGATTAAAAAATCTAAGCAAGTTAAATTTCGATATGAAAACATTAATGACAATTGCAGTTATCGGTGCCGCACTAATTGGTCAATGGAGTGAAGGTGCGACCGTCGTTATTCTTTTTGCAATCAGTGAAGTATTAGAGCGTTATTCAATGGATAAAGCGCGACAATCGATTGAATCATTAATGAATATTGCACCAAAAGAAGCTTTAATTCGACGCCAGAATGAAGAATTGCTGATCCCTGTTAAAGACATTCAAGTGGATGACATTATGATCGTAAAACCTGGTGATAAGCTCGCAATGGATGGTTCAATAATATATGGCAAGTCAACGGTAAACCAAGCAGCAATTACTGGTGAGAGTGTACCAGTAACGAAATCAATTGATGATGAAGTTTTTGCAGGAACATTGAATGAAGAAGGATTGCTCGAGGTTAAAGTAACAAAACGTGTGGAAGATACGACACTAGCGAAAATCATTCATCTTGTCGAGGAAGCTCAAGCTGAACGTGCACCTTCTCAGGCCTTCGTTGATCGATTCGCGAAATACTATACACCAGCAATTGTCATCCTTGCTTTTCTAATTGCTATTATTCCGCCATTATTTTTTGGAGCTAGTTGGAATGAGTGGGTCTATCAAGGATTAGCTGTGCTTGTTGTTGGTTGTCCATGTGCATTAGTAATCTCTACACCAGTAGCAGTAGTTACTGCAATCGGGAATGCAGCAAAAAGTGGTGTTTTGATTAAAGGTGGGATTCATTTAGAAGAAGCAGGCGCTCTAAAAGCAATAGCTTTTGATAAGACCGGAACATTAACAAAAGGTATCCCAGCTGTAACAGATCTAGATAGTTTTGGCGGAAACGAAAATGACTTACTGACAATCACTGTAGCAATTGAGAAATCATCCCAGCATCCGTTTGCATCTGCAATTATTGGTCAGGCATATGATAAAGGTTTGAACATCAAGGATGTGGTGATCGAGGACTTCCAATCTATTACGGGTAAAGGTGTAAAAGCAAAGGTTGATAACACATTATATTATGTCGGAAACCCAACTCTTTTTGAAGAACTACACCAAACATTTGATAGTAATATCAAAGCAAAAATCACACATATGCAAACAGAAGGTAAAACTGTCATGTTATTAGGAACAGAGAAAGAAATTTTATTGTTACTTGCAGTAGCAGATGAAGTCAGAGATTCATCAAACGAAGTAATCCAAAAATTAGCTAACTTAGGCATCGAAACGGTTATGTTGACTGGGGATAATCGAAGAACTGCAGCAGCAATAGGTAAACAAATCGGTGTTTCAACTATTCAAGCGGACTTACTTCCTAAAGATAAACTTGATTTCATTAAAAAATTACGCGAAAAACATCAACATGTAGCGATGGTAGGTGATGGCGTGAATGATGCCCCAGCACTTGCTGCATCAACCGTTGGCGTGGCAATGGGCGGTGCTGGAACAGATACAGCGTTAGAAACAGCTGATATCGCCCTCATGTCTGACGACTTACATAAATTACCTTATACGATTAAATTAAGTCGCAAAGCACTAGCCATTATCAAGCAAAATATTACTTTTTCATTAGTAATTAAAGTAATCGCATTGCTGCTCGTTGTTCCAGGTTGGCTAACACTATGGATCGCGATATTTGCTGATATGGGTGCTACATTAATTGTCACATTAAACAGCCTACGCCTATTAAAGATTAAAGATTAA
- a CDS encoding response regulator transcription factor, with translation MKTILVVEDEKPISLVLGAYLEKEGYNVAYAYDGVEAIQGVDEVNPTLILLDVMLPELNGWTVLKKIREKNSCPVIMLTAISGTEHMIQGFNEGADDYITKPFVAEEVIARVSAVLRRSPQLERADKIKLFGTLKINLLSNQVFLKGIEIKFTPKDLALFLFLVHHPNQTFTREQLIENVWGYDYEGSNRAVDLAVKRIRKLLSGWDVHYGEIKTLRNMGYQFYIK, from the coding sequence ATGAAAACAATATTAGTTGTAGAAGATGAAAAACCAATCTCACTTGTTCTGGGAGCTTATTTAGAAAAAGAAGGATATAATGTCGCCTATGCATATGACGGTGTGGAGGCAATACAAGGAGTCGATGAAGTAAATCCAACGCTCATATTGTTAGATGTTATGTTACCTGAATTAAATGGTTGGACTGTACTAAAAAAAATTAGAGAGAAAAATTCTTGTCCAGTTATTATGCTAACCGCGATTTCTGGAACAGAGCATATGATACAAGGATTTAATGAAGGTGCGGATGACTATATTACAAAACCGTTTGTGGCAGAAGAGGTAATCGCGCGAGTGAGTGCCGTTTTACGTCGTTCTCCTCAGTTAGAAAGAGCGGACAAGATTAAGCTGTTTGGGACATTAAAAATTAATCTGCTTTCCAATCAAGTTTTTTTAAAGGGAATAGAAATTAAGTTCACTCCAAAGGATCTAGCTTTATTTTTATTTCTAGTGCATCATCCAAACCAAACGTTTACAAGAGAGCAACTGATTGAGAATGTTTGGGGGTATGATTACGAAGGAAGTAATCGTGCCGTTGATCTTGCCGTGAAACGAATTCGCAAATTATTAAGTGGATGGGATGTACATTATGGAGAAATTAAAACGTTACGGAACATGGGTTACCAATTTTATATTAAATAG
- a CDS encoding RDD family protein, producing MKEHQTAGFWIRLGARALDGIIITTVFALVYGLIMGKIPIDLTQEWTWQIVITAYATILPVLWCGYSIGKKICRINIRRYADDGQVTFWNMFLREVVGYQLLSIVTFGVSIIISAFMVAFLKDKRAIHDFISGTYVKRD from the coding sequence ATGAAAGAACATCAAACAGCAGGCTTTTGGATAAGATTAGGAGCTAGAGCGTTGGATGGCATTATTATCACTACTGTTTTTGCTTTGGTATATGGTTTAATAATGGGGAAGATTCCAATTGATTTAACACAAGAGTGGACTTGGCAAATAGTCATTACAGCTTATGCAACTATCTTACCAGTATTATGGTGTGGCTATAGTATTGGTAAAAAGATATGTCGGATAAACATAAGACGTTATGCGGATGATGGGCAGGTCACCTTTTGGAATATGTTTTTGCGTGAGGTAGTTGGTTATCAACTTCTTTCAATCGTTACATTTGGCGTCTCCATAATCATCAGTGCTTTCATGGTAGCTTTTTTAAAAGATAAACGTGCGATTCATGATTTTATAAGCGGTACGTACGTTAAGAGAGATTAA
- a CDS encoding DUF3949 domain-containing protein, translated as MIILGVYVVFSLVITPIQYNYYLAIKELEDKQKKKGKTQAQMYEEMSFEEDYLHYNAQSNAFFLLSNIFAAIYYRMKHPKHK; from the coding sequence TTGATAATACTAGGCGTATATGTTGTATTCTCTCTTGTGATTACACCTATTCAATACAATTATTATCTTGCAATAAAGGAATTGGAAGACAAGCAGAAGAAAAAAGGCAAGACACAAGCACAAATGTATGAAGAGATGAGTTTTGAAGAAGATTATCTGCACTACAACGCACAATCAAATGCTTTTTTCTTGCTTTCAAATATATTTGCTGCCATTTACTATCGAATGAAACATCCAAAACATAAATAA
- a CDS encoding efflux RND transporter periplasmic adaptor subunit gives MKKWIIVLVIIVLVIAGGTTTYGFINSNEEIENNAMATTQTAVAELGNVEVNISGTGSILTMNEQTITFDDNNAVIEEVLVEVGDMVEEGDELITFEDDAFDAIEAPFSGEITILNVAAEDTVSMGTEMIEITDYDNLQMVVNIDELDIAQIEVGQTAVIDVSAITDNDFTGIVTNVAKEANDSESSVAQYAVEVTINEPEGIKVGMTAEATITTESKENVLTVPIEAIQTQGDQYYVLMEDTSAEEESSETTTEEGDLASEQVTIEVGLQNEEVAEITSGLSEGDVILIEAVQATDDTGEATMEEMFQGSFGGGTGERPSGEMPAGGMRPNGN, from the coding sequence ATGAAGAAGTGGATTATTGTACTAGTGATTATTGTGCTTGTTATTGCTGGAGGAACAACGACATACGGTTTTATTAATAGTAATGAAGAAATAGAAAACAATGCAATGGCAACAACACAAACTGCGGTTGCTGAGCTTGGTAATGTGGAAGTTAATATTAGTGGTACAGGTAGTATTTTAACAATGAATGAACAAACAATTACGTTTGATGACAATAACGCTGTAATTGAAGAAGTTTTAGTAGAAGTTGGTGATATGGTAGAAGAAGGAGATGAATTGATCACGTTTGAAGATGATGCATTCGATGCTATTGAGGCTCCTTTTTCTGGTGAGATTACGATATTAAACGTTGCAGCTGAAGATACAGTTTCGATGGGAACAGAAATGATTGAAATAACGGATTATGATAACTTGCAAATGGTAGTGAATATAGATGAATTGGATATTGCACAAATTGAAGTTGGACAAACTGCTGTAATTGACGTTAGTGCGATTACGGATAATGATTTTACTGGAATCGTTACAAATGTTGCAAAAGAAGCAAATGATTCAGAGAGCAGTGTTGCGCAATATGCTGTCGAAGTGACAATTAATGAACCAGAAGGTATTAAAGTGGGAATGACTGCTGAAGCAACAATTACTACAGAAAGTAAAGAGAATGTATTAACTGTACCGATTGAAGCGATTCAAACACAAGGTGATCAATATTATGTGTTAATGGAAGATACATCAGCTGAAGAAGAGTCTAGTGAAACAACGACAGAAGAAGGTGATTTAGCTTCAGAACAAGTAACGATTGAAGTTGGTTTGCAAAATGAAGAAGTTGCTGAAATTACTAGTGGTCTTAGTGAAGGTGATGTAATTCTTATCGAAGCAGTGCAAGCAACTGATGATACTGGAGAAGCAACAATGGAAGAAATGTTCCAAGGCAGTTTTGGTGGAGGAACGGGTGAGAGGCCTAGTGGCGAAATGCCTGCAGGTGGGATGAGACCAAATGGTAATTAA
- a CDS encoding ArsR/SmtB family transcription factor, whose translation MAKKDTCDIYCYDEPKVKRIQNEIQKEDIAGIAKIFKALADENRAKISFALCQEEELCVCDIANIIGSTVATASHHLRSLHKQGIVTYKKVGKLAFYSLDNEVIKQVMVMALSHEKDVLAHV comes from the coding sequence ATGGCAAAAAAAGATACGTGTGACATCTATTGTTATGACGAACCAAAAGTTAAACGTATACAAAATGAAATACAAAAAGAAGATATAGCTGGTATTGCTAAGATTTTCAAAGCACTTGCAGATGAAAACAGAGCAAAGATTTCTTTTGCTTTATGCCAAGAGGAAGAATTATGCGTCTGTGACATTGCTAATATTATTGGATCTACTGTCGCAACAGCATCTCACCATTTACGAAGCTTGCATAAGCAAGGAATCGTGACCTATAAAAAAGTTGGGAAATTAGCTTTTTATTCTTTAGATAATGAAGTAATTAAGCAAGTTATGGTTATGGCTTTATCCCATGAAAAGGATGTGCTTGCACATGTCTAA
- a CDS encoding ABC transporter ATP-binding protein — protein MIENQRIVEINNLSKHYTLGGETVKALDNVSFSVNKGDFIAIIGPSGSGKSTLMNMIGCLDIPDTGEYFLDGKNVFGLKQRQLAEVRNQKIGFIFQSFNLLKKQSAYENVELPLIYRGLSKNERKEIVRNALEKVNIADRASHRPTELSGGQQQRVAIARALAGHPPILLADEPTGALDSKTGLEVMDLIKDLNRQGHTIILITHDLDIANQAKRVIHIEDGRVVEKEEVRIL, from the coding sequence ATGATTGAGAATCAACGGATTGTTGAGATTAACAACCTAAGTAAGCATTATACACTTGGCGGAGAGACAGTAAAAGCATTAGATAATGTAAGTTTCTCAGTCAATAAAGGTGATTTCATTGCAATCATCGGTCCATCTGGTTCAGGGAAATCTACTTTGATGAATATGATTGGTTGTTTAGATATACCGGACACAGGTGAGTATTTTTTGGATGGTAAGAATGTTTTTGGATTAAAGCAAAGGCAATTAGCAGAAGTGCGTAATCAAAAAATCGGGTTTATCTTTCAATCTTTTAATTTATTAAAGAAACAATCGGCATATGAAAATGTAGAATTACCATTGATATATCGTGGATTAAGTAAAAATGAACGGAAAGAAATTGTGAGGAATGCGTTAGAAAAAGTTAACATAGCAGATCGTGCTAGCCACCGGCCAACTGAATTATCGGGAGGTCAACAACAAAGAGTTGCTATCGCGAGGGCACTTGCAGGTCATCCGCCAATTTTACTCGCAGATGAACCTACAGGTGCGTTAGATAGTAAAACTGGTCTTGAAGTGATGGATTTGATTAAAGATTTGAATAGGCAAGGACATACGATTATTTTAATAACACATGACTTGGATATTGCTAATCAAGCAAAGCGTGTTATTCATATCGAAGATGGTCGAGTAGTTGAAAAAGAGGAGGTACGGATACTGTGA